CAGATCCTTGTGGGACTCCGTATTTAACTGTAATTTTATCAGAAGAGAGACTTATAGTGAGTTTAGACATGCATGGATTTAGTGGCGCTAATAAAAACTGGAGCGccagtaaaattaaattgcatgTGTAAACATCAACTGGCATGCAAGTTGAAATCATGCATGCATGGATCAGAAAAGTTTGCACCCTTCTGAAATTACTGGCGCCAGTGATGAGTCTAAAAACATGTAACCATGACAACATAGATTACTATCCACaaaaatacaacattttttaatgtcaaatttaggttatgttatgaCACGATCTTTTCGTCGtttctttttctgtatttcttttatctttttttccaCTAAAAGTTTAGCGACTATTTTGCATGCTTTGGAAAGTTTACTCAACATATTGCACTCTGTACAATacactttaaaaatgaaactggCGTAtcacttatttttgttttcccaCATGTAGTGTAAACCTTTACTGACGTGCAAATAGAACTGGCGCAACTACTGGCGCCACTAAATCCATGCATGTCTAAACTCATCTTTAAGCAGTAGAATGCTGGGTTCACTAGAATGGCGagcttttaattttagcaACAATAACTCGTGGTCAACGCAGTCGAAAGCCTTGGTCAGATTAAAAAGTGATATCTCAGTCAGTATTGAGTTAAGGAGTGTATTGAGAGGTGTTCAACAGCATGTGTGTTCAACAGCATGTGCTTTTCAAAAGAGTTAACCAACTGTGATTTAGTGAGAAGTTCAAATATTTTACCAAATATGGGAATGATCAAAATAGGTCAAGCCAATTCGCTGCTCCTACCCTTCTTAAAAATGGACACTATTTCTACCATCCTTGAACAATTAAGGAAGGTGTTAGATTTCAGGCATTGATTTATCAGTTTACATAAGGGTATATACACTAAATGTTTAACATCTCTACTATTACAATTTCTTAGTTTAGATTTTAGTTATTAGTGTGCAACATAAGattgaaattataatttgtagttatttgtttttttaatatcattgaTTGGGCAATACCGCCAAAGTACCCATTAAAGTCATTCGCCATTAACGATACTGCCTCAGCAGCCACCCTGGATGGATTATTGAACCTGATAAATAACATTCCAGAAACCAGCTTGCTTGTTCTTAGAGTGTTTTAATAGGGACGCGTTAGCTgacttttttgttgttaagaTAAGCTATTTATAAATTCTCGTTTTACTATTGAAATATTCTTTGGTTACTAAACCAGGATCAATATGATGAATGTCAGACAGCAAACGAAGTCTGtctcttactattattatctCATCATTAAACCAATGGAGCGCCCCCacagtattattatttctaacgAATTTACACTTTTCATGGAAGCTAATATTGATGGTATGTATTTGTCAATACATTGATAAAACGAAAAACTTATCATCCAAGTCCAACGCGTTACTATCAACAAAAACGACGTGCTATATGCAATTTTAGTGCTACTATCTTTGTGATCTGAGAGACATGGTTCAACAATGACGCAAAACGATTGGCTGAGAGAAAAATTAGAGAATACATTGTCCAAACATGCATCATATCTAATTGGTTGGGAGTTATTGCCCACCTTATAGAATTTTAGTGCAATATACTACTGCTGGGATTTCACATCGACTTATATTCTCAAAGAttcaatttaagattttatttaagCTTTGTTTTGGCTAATTGAGCCAGTATAAATCGATGattatgttaattttgtttttaataagtaaatcttttacttaatattacatattattaatattaatatatcagAAAGCGTTTGGAAATTATTAGAACACATTTTGCTTTGGTTTTGTATTgtattatgtattattaaaacgctttttcacatttttactTACCTTTGCGCCAATGCCAATTTTAACCGGTCATTTTCATACTTTAGCTGCATATCACTTTGATTTGAGTTCCCCCCACTTGATAGAGAATAACTGCTTTTGTCTCCTTTAGCCTGGTGACTTGGACTTTCATTGCTTTGCATCCCAGAGACTGAATGACTACGAACATGAGGTAATTCCTCTTCTTGTTTGGCATTCTGATTTGGCATCACAGCGCTTCCTGGAGGTTCCAAAAGATCTGAACCCTCTGTTGAAGCTGTTGCTGCCCTTGCTATTACTGGACTCGCATTTGCACTTGTTACCGGTGTTACGGCTGTTCCTCCATTTGCAGTTACTTTGGATATTGAATTTCTTGTTGCTTCTTtaacttcattaaatttatctataaactaAATGGTTAAAATAAGTTACAAATGAAATGTTATTTATCATAAttattttctagaaaaatcgaTCGTGCTGTAAGATAAGTTTATTCATTGAAAATAATCCATGAGTCAACAGTGAAAAATCCACTTATCTAATAATAAAGGgtacaataaatataactttgaGCCTGATATActaatgattaatttattccttaaataaagtaatttaacttactttttgtaattcagATTCCGATGAAAATCCCAAACCATAAACCGTATTAGCCCGTACATCCGACCATTGTCCAAACTTTTGAGATGTTTTTGTAAAGGTCATGTTAGGAGTGATAGTGCTATTAATAACAGCCTTTGTCCCTTCCACACTAATAATTCTATACAAGCCTCTTTGGGAGTCGAAGAAAAAGGAGACATTGACTGCAGTGCTGGAGGCAGGCATCCATGATCGTTTGGTTTTTGGGTCAATGTGAAAGACATGGGCCTTGCAGCTAAAAATGGGTTGTTCCCTAGAAGATATCAACGCTTCCATCACCTTACAcgtgattaaatcaacaataatacaaCCGACTAATAACAGCGGTAAATAAGTATGTTTGAACAAGAAAACATAAATCCATAAAAAA
This genomic stretch from Onthophagus taurus isolate NC chromosome 7, IU_Otau_3.0, whole genome shotgun sequence harbors:
- the LOC111428671 gene encoding homer protein homolog 2 translates to MGEQPIFSCKAHVFHIDPKTKRSWMPASSTAVNVSFFFDSQRGLYRIISVEGTKAVINSTITPNMTFTKTSQKFGQWSDVRANTVYGLGFSSESELQKFIDKFNEVKEATRNSISKVTANGGTAVTPVTSANASPVIARAATASTEGSDLLEPPGSAVMPNQNAKQEEELPHVRSHSVSGMQSNESPSHQAKGDKSSYSLSSGGNSNQSDMQLKYENDRLKLALAQSSANAKKWEIELATLKSNNARLTSALQESTANVDEWKRQLHTYKEENMRMKAKYQADLEDCKGGGEVADDLRKEIQSLMQRVEQLETEIELKNSEIKQLTVAHKGSDIIQALQKENQDLQTTAKLSQSELEVALSAHESQRQVLVTLNQQLAGRIQELVTIHDEINTALQT